tgcttgcatagagcagacaaagttaggtttcaacaagggatacaacaccaagcatattttgcccaagttcttctacaatgttcaacaacaaaagttcttgaatgttcagatcaatcaagtgagttcagaatccaatgttgcggatttattcactaagtctttgcctaaatctacttttgtgaaagatGTGAAGAACATTGGCATGTGTCATTTATCGgaactttagagtttggtagacttcagggggagtgtacatcacatgttaagatctttaagtagttggtgcattgtgctctttttcccttcgatcaagcttttgttttacccaaatggtttttgttttgcctaacaaggtttttaccgaggcaacgttgtgcgccgtgcaacctaggcatgcgacacaagggggagtgttcagggaaaattactattctacccttgtgtgtcctaataggtttcatgttaggtgATAGATtatcatctctgtaatagattaggactccgtaTCCTATGAGATTGtgattttgtaatgcctatatataggcccccatatcattcaataaagatacaattatttcatcctgcatcaCAGCTATCATTATAGCCGAATTATTTCTCATAAGCCTCTGCACTATACTTCTAGTGGAAGTATCAATTCAATCAGTCTCAACACTCTACTTCTTGTATGAGCATCTTAGTATTCTTCGAAAAGGCAACATACATGTTATCTTTATGTATCCCAAGAATTGGGTTTCGTCAATGGAATCATCAAAGCATCTTCATCCAAATCACTCAGAAAACAATCTTGGTTTGTTGAAAGTGTGATCTCAAGGTTGGATACTCAATAGTGgcatacaaattatataatttcatcATTAAGCAAGTTATGTGGGCATGCAATTCAACTTCCGCTCTCGCATGTACCCTGTCACAAAAAGAAGCTgattatgtggcttagagcccaaTTGGAGATCATTAGTTGTGAAGTGAATGGTATTACAATATGCATCACATGCGCCAAATTCCTTCATGAttgtggagtgttttcctACGTCGATAAGCAACTTCACAAGTGCGCATCTTGTTGATAttggcaattgcatcaagtTAGAGATgctaagttggaaaggtagactttccaattgtttcaacacctcatttttctttaacacttgacttgcaccTATTTCTCTTGTTTCAggcttttcatcttcttcttcctcttccactCCATCTCCCTCATCCTCCTCTtcaactcctcctcctcctcctccgatcgcCACACCCTCGCTTGCTGCCGGTCATGGATCCCTTCTCTCTGTTCTCTTTCGGGATCATTTTGGGCGATACGGTACAAGACCAACACGGAGGGCCACCTGGAGAAGTTGATGGAGAGGGAGAAGGAGGACAAGAAGCTTCTCGGGAAATGTATCGAGGAGTTAAAGAAGAAGGGGCTGGAGTTTGATCTGTTGAAGGAGGTGGATGCGCTGAGGAGGGCCAAGAGTATGAGGGTGGAGGCCAAAGTGGTCAATAAGTGGTCTGCTAGGGACTTTGTGActctgtttttctttgttgtttcttGCTATGCTTGCTCTACTCACGGTGATGCAAAGCTCGCGAAACTTGCAGCTAAGGAGCTAATTGATGTTGAACCGTGGGATCTGTTGTGAGGAGGGAGATTGAGTACTTTGGCAAGGTTGAGCTTGACTGGTGTGGAAGCTGAGTGAAGTCCCGGGAAAAAATGGTGGAGATGAGTCCCATGAATTGTAATTCTAGCAAGCCTAGTTTCCGGTTCTTAAGGATGTAGTGTTTTTCTACTTTTTCTTAGctttctcttcaatttctgGTTTATACTAATAGACAATATAGCTTTTCAGGTTCCATCATGTAATCATGTTACTAGATTATTGAGGTTGATGTGTTGTATCAAAGAGAAAAGGAACTCAACTTCATGATGCCTCCACGTGCTTAACCACATGTGGCCATGTTAAAACATTCTCGCCCACAATTGTCTCAAAACACATGGCCAGTCTCGGCTGAACAGATTTTTAATGAAAAGATGGTTTGTGAGATACTTAAAAAAACTGGTGTTGCTATTGGTGGTCAACAATGGGGTAGCATATATGAGTGTGGAGATGGAGGTCCGTGTAAAAAGGGTGGCAATACAAAAGCCTGTGAGTCTAATCATGGTGGACGAAAAAGCATAGAGATACTTTGGCCACTGAAAATTGCAAGCCTTAAAACGGACCCGCAACAAGCAAGAGATGATTATGATCGACATCAACTGCAATTTCAAGGTTTGAAGTGCTGAATTTATTGAGTATAAAGAGTCCACCGAAAAGTCTTGTTATGAGTGGGTAACCTCACATCAGAAAATGCAGAACTGGAGGCAAGGTGTCTGACACGAAGTGAAGTCATAAAAGAATCGCAAGACCAACTAATGAgtccagaagaaaaaaagaaagggaatttaaaaagaaagaaaggcaAGAGGGGTAGCAGAATTTTTTTGACAAACTTTTATGATGCCGTGACATGAGATTAGTTGGAAGCATAAAAGAAATTCGAAATCGGGTTGGAAAGAGAGCATGCCACCAAAGGTCCTTTGTAGGACTTTTCATGTGTTATATGCTGGACAGAGTTCAGTACATATGAATCCATCAATTACAGAACCAAAGCTCATGACATGTGGGAAGATCATGATAGGATGGAAACatttatttcacaaataaaataaatcaacGAAGGGGTCAATAATTTCTCTTCGTGTCGAACTAAATCTCGGAAGTCATAAAGAAAGATTACTACAAAATTTGCAGAGCCTCGAAAGCTAGCTCtacaaattctccaaatcaaagtgcatacttcaagctgcGTTTTTGGCACGTGATGACGACATGTCTATAAcacgacttgaagtgggggcatttgtagacacatgaaatttaatgaagtaaatcatcttcattaaatgattaaatcgacaaAAAACCTGATAAAATTGCACatgtggcccaaaagtcaacaaagttgatgcagatccgaataaaactcgtgtcagcacataaatggtTGATtgtaatcgaagctacgtgatcCCGATGTAAATCGGAAAAttaaatgtcattgacgattcgaaatggtaatcggaaatttgattaaattaataaattccttaacggttatagttaaatcaattattttctgtttaatttataatgagaataactaattttaaattaattagaaaataaatattgatttaatatacaattaaagaaatttattattatagtgtcattaaaatattctataaaatagaagtcttgacactataaatacccatttcaacatgaagagaatgagacttgagaagaagagagaaaatcacttgagcaagatcactctcgagaaatcccgaagtctcccaagtccacgaagaatcgtcaagctaccaaatcaatcgttcttcatcaaatccaaatccaaactcaagtccatgaagaattatcaagctaccaaatcgctcgttcttcatcaaatccaaatccaaactcaagtccacgaagaatcatcaagctaccaaatcgctcgttgttcatcaaatccaaatccaaactcaagtccacgaagaatcatcaagctaccaaatcgctcgttcttcatcaaatccaaatccaaactcaaatccacgaagaatcatcgaGCTATCAAattgctcgttcttcatcaaatcaaatccaaactgaaattctcaagatcaaatgcacgtcacccttgagccaagttatatacggagatagaatcagaggagttcacaaagattgtaacctcgcgcttaattatcaataaattacattttatttgtacacgtgtatGTACTctcatttgttttcagattctcgttctataAGCTCATAAGAAGAAAACTCATATCTTTCTTCCTATCTTGTTGCCAAccaaagaaaaaccaaacttaTGTTCTATGGGATTAGTATAGTTAAATTCAATTGGTGTATTTTGCAGGATTTAGTTTTGGGGAAGACGACTGTTTGGGTAAGTAACACAACGGTCTTTACTATTTAATGGCATAGAAAATCAATCTTAAACCTtataattgatcaaccattcagcCTGCATGTCGATCACCTCACAATGTAATCTTCCAATCTATGACATCATTGTTTGGGTCATATTTAGTCTCTACCTCTAGATTATATTGCTAAGtaatttttaaatgattcTTTCACTTCCGATACCAATCATGTTTGCGATATATGTCCATTAGCGAAGCAGAGTCGTCTCTCTTTTGGTAGTAGTTCTATCTCGTTACGTATACATTTTGATCTGATTCACTGTGATATTTAGGGTCCCTAGAAACATTCTTCTCTTTGTGGCCCCTTTCTTTTCAATATTGTGGATGACTACTCTCGTTTTTTACTTGGGTTTTTCTAATGCGACATATGAAGCTCAAACTTTGGTgaaatattattattcttCTGCATCCATTCAATTTTCATCTCGGATTAaaaatattcacaatgaaacGCCCCGACCCAAAAGTtatatgttgtttttggtAACTAGTTGCGGTATTTAATTTTTACACTTGACTTGGAGAGTTTAGAAATTTAGTGTTATCTAAACAGTTAAATCTTTTAATCTGCAAAATCTAGGCTGTTGGAATtaaggtatatatatgtcttagatcagtttgaactttgaagggGGGATAACTACAATGAAGACCGACTAGGGCTAGGCCTCGTTCTGTGTGACGAAGCTGTGTCCTGTGCTTCTCCTTCTTCCAGGCTATCTTTCAACATGGAGCGGATGGTGAGGGCTTCATTATGACGTCGTCGTTTTCTTGTCGTGTCAGCTCCATCATAGAAGTTCTGGAAAAGGTGaattgaagagaagaagaagcttgTTTAAATTCACTGGCTAACTTTGAATCAGGCTTATTTCCATTTTGTTTCACGATTTACCTCAAGTTTCAAGGTGAAACTTTGGGTGGGTCGTCTCACGCAGTGACAATGGGgctgagtttctttctctcATAAGTTCTTGTGTTTATACGCCTCGACCAAATGGGGTAGTAGAATGCAAGCATCATCATATCCTCTAGGTTGCACGTGCTTTTAAATTTCAAGCAAATCTTCACCGAAATTATTTGGAAGAATGTGTACTCATTGTTGTTCATGTTATTATGATATGATAGTTAAAATGTGTACACTTGATTGATTGATCCATGTTTGGTTGTGGATATCCTCGTCTTTAACTTGTTTGTATTATGATTTTCCCTTCTTTTACTTTCAATTTTCATAACTCTAAATTCCCAATTATTTTAGCTATTGATCTTTAGTttgcttaattttattttatcgtAATCTAAAATCCGTTGCCTTGGTTTCCCAGTTTTTAAGAGCGATCCTTGTTTATCCTATACTACTAAGGATTATTAGACATGGTTAATTGATAATCTCTTCTGAGACTCGCCGATCATTCTTGAAAACCTCATGGACTGCATTTTTAACACAAGTCACATCCCTCTTAGTTGCGAAGGTTAAGAGAAACCTATCTTTGCAAGATATCACCTCTACTAGCGTGCTAAGATATCACAAGTACTAGCCTAAGATCAAAAGGAATCAAAAACCACACACAGACTGTATTCAGTTTGTTGACTAGGTCAAAGCGCGACGCTACAGATCCTTTTGCAGGGCACTTGAGGCTATTGAGATTAATTGGTGAGAATTACTTGGTAGCCAGGCATGGTGCCATTGAAGTAGAAAATGCCAATAGAAAACTTCACAACGCACATGAAAAAGACAAAATCTCTAATCCTAGAGCATAGAACACcaagagagaaggagaataAAAGAGAGCCTTAGTACCCATAAATTGTAATTATGTGTTCTATATAACTCAAATATAATCTATGCCCATTGAATGATGACGACACATAGTGAACGCTCATCAAGCAAACTTAAGTTTTTCTATTTAGGGTTCTTAAAAAATAGTCACATTTGAATCAGGTTATTATTAAAAATTCGaacaatatttcaaaattataaaaaagtcattttAAAAGAACTCATAAAGTGTTGCCCTTGAATTTCATGATATTTACGAATTGCCACTACTCTAATTTAATCTCTTAAACCAGATTTGCAACCCAACTACTTTCCAAGAAAAAGGTAACCGAAACTCTTCTATCTCTCGAGGCGAAGAGACCTAATGACTTCGGAGGGGCATGTACGGCGAAGGAGGTGAAGGGGAAACGACATAGGAGCGGGGATGGCGTGGGAGGCACGAGGACAACGTCGAAGGTGTAAGACTGGATGACTTCAAAGGCGCGCGGACATGATGTCGGAATGAGGCGCGTGAACAACATCAGAGGAGCAGATTAGACGACTTGTGATGTCGCATGCGCGGGGATGACATTGGAGGTGCGTGGAGAGGATAAGGTCATCATTCTTGCTTGGGCTCGTTAATATGTGACTACTTTGAGTTGCCACTTGGGCTCCATTTTCTGGGCTTCTTCTCTCATTACTTACCGATTTTTCTATAATTGAAAACCTCATATCTATGTCTTCTTCTACCTTTGTTTCCATGGTTGTGTGGTTGACTTTCTGGCAGTGCGATTGGACAAGCAAGTGGAGTTGCGATGGGTCCGTCTTTGGTTATAGAAAAGCAAGATTTTGGATGTAGAGTTAGAATTACGGGTTTGGCAAATTACCATGCCGAGTCATAATGATAGTCACAACACCAATCACATTACTAGTCATAGTGTATGACTGGTATTCAGTGCCGGCCCTAGGCCGAGAGCCATTAGGCCCAAGCCTAGGGCCCAAATTTTTGGGGGGCCTAAAAAAAActgcttaccaaaaaaaaattaaaacctaTATAAGGAGATTGCACGTGAGCAAGCTTGTTCCTAATCAAGTcaaatttgtttatttttctccATGACTCCATCGTCTTCtgctcttcttttctttctcggCCTATCTCTCTCGGCCCCTCATTTTTTCTACAGTTCTTCACTTTCTTTTCATTAATTCAAACCTATACAAGTCTGCAATTTTCATCACATGTATGTATCATataatcttttaattttgagagattttaaatacacacctcaAATCTCTATATACACATCCATACTTAATACACCACatatttcaattctcattacaatatttttactaaatacaccacatcaaaaacctaaaatacacttgaattaaaaaatcacaaaatatgtCATTATTAGATATATAAGGCTACTTTTtacagtgattagtatattaatatatatatatatatatattaacatcgTATAGATGTTCATATCgattcttgtttgttcttaCGAATCATTATAGAttgcaattgtttttttttcaaattctttaacCATAAAATGATAAGCAacatgaagaatatatatatatatatatataagagaaagggatgaattgattgtttgaagaagattaacattttctttgttaagaatgtatgaagatgaaatttaatgaaagatgaaaaatcataattctTTTTCATGAATTACCTTGTTTGGAACTCTAAAAATAGAAGTGATCTTTTTCGGTGAAAATTATggaatgaattgattgtttgaatctCCCACATAATTttctatcaaaatatatactaatttaaatttccctgtaaattttcttattttaattgtttctaaaaataaattcttagttttgatcatttaatttgtttttaattttctgaatTATTACATGTACCTATTTTGGTCATTCTACATACGTGCAAAATgttatttaaattattgaatgatagggGTGTGTATCGAGAGTTTataggtgtgtatttaaaacttctctttaatttttatctattagcttttttttttctgaattgTTTCCATGTttggttttagggtttaactGTTTAGGTTTCTCagtgtttctattttatttgttttcattaaATTATTTGTCTGAGACTTTGTATATGATATTATTTAAGATTTATCTATTGAAATTATTGGATTGTGAttggctttgaagttgttcCATGGCTCCTATTACTGTTAAAAAGAGCAAACCAGGGTCTcaaaagagaagagagagagagagatagaagaCAAACTTTACATAAGCCTCAAGTTGATTCTATTAAGAATTTTTTTAGCATTGACAAAGGAGAAGCAAGTAAAGTTGTGAATGAGAATATAAATGAGGAACTAGAGCATGTGGTGAATGGTCATCATATTGAGGATGCGGTACAGCTAAATCAATCAGACAATGAGGAAAACGATGAAATTCTCAATGAAGATGTTCAGACAACAGAGTCAAATCAGCCTGAGAATGAATATGCACACACTACAGAGCTAAATCAGTTTGAGAATGAAGACGCGCACATTACA
This genomic interval from Argentina anserina chromosome 1, drPotAnse1.1, whole genome shotgun sequence contains the following:
- the LOC126804791 gene encoding uncharacterized protein LOC126804791, which translates into the protein MIVECFPTSISNFTSAHLVDIGNCIKLFIFFFLFHSISLILLFNSSSSSSDRHTLACCRSWIPSLCSLSGSFWAIRYKTNTEGHLEKLMEREKEDKKLLGKCIEELKKKGLEFDLLKEVDALRRAKSMRVEAKVVNKWSARDFVTLFFFVVSCYACSTHGDAKLAKLAAKELIDVEPWDLL